In a genomic window of Mycolicibacter heraklionensis:
- a CDS encoding type I polyketide synthase codes for MSEKSAAPVGGPDRRAIVAEALRKIDDLTARLAVAEAGDTEPIAVVGVGCRLPGGVDGPAALWRLLCDEGSGIVRVPADRWDADALFSSDHSVPGTICSREGGFLTSWQPAEFDAEFFGYSPREADAMDPQQRLLMEVAWEALEHAGITKEAIRGTQTGVFVGMTTNDYALNIVGNIRAEEIDPYAPFGNAPNFAAGRLSYFLGVHGPAMMVDTACSSSLVTIHLACASLRRRESDQALAAGVNLMLTPQNSIATSRWGMLAPDGQCKTFDAAADGYVRSEGAGVVVLKRLSDAQRDGDRVLAVVRGSAVNQDGPSSGQTVPSGPAQQKVVRAALASARLEPADIDYVEAHGTGTALGDPIELDALSAVFGERGSSAPLVLGSVKTNLGHLESASGVAGFIKTVLSVQQGFIPRHLNFSQLTPNAGVGAWNFVVAARAMDWPAVSRPRRAGVSSFGVSGTNAHVIVEQAPDAEVAAAAPAVPVSTLVVSGKSPERIAATAGVLAQWMATDGADVALPDIAHALNHHRTRHQKFATVAARDREQALAGLTALAAGESAPGVVEPAAVLPGPGTVFVFSGQGSHWVGMGRRLLADEPVFAAAVDELEPVFVRQVGFSLREVIEQGREISGDAQVQPVIMGLQLALAALWRSYGVVPDAVIGHSMGEVSAAVVAGALTLEQGLQVIGVRSALMSRQAGQGAVALLELDAAATQELLAGYPGVEVAGYLSPRQTVVAGAPADVDAVIAAVAASERFARRVNMEVASHTAFMDPILDELRAELADLTPQMPQIPFLSTVVDPLGPTPVLDAGYWADNVRQPARVNQAVAAAGDKYGTFIEISPHPILTHTIDEILEGVPHCSVATLVRDGDDTVAFHQHLNGAHPVSPRELPHPSGPYPVLPTTPWRHTHHWLMVESSITAAESAPRPGLLLGTHIKVGSTPALHLWQARLSPETKPYPGSHRNNGVELVPASVLLQTLSDAALEVSGHSAVSDIRFEHPIIVDRPRTIQVVADADSVTVSSKSVTDDPAARWVKHLSARITPLNESGWPAADSTLTNDPGGTSFDDDAVTALWLTWGSEGRPFEWSLTSGRAGATELRADVASAQSGTAALLDAALHVARLVDNANPELMVPAAVDDVRFGDAPADGRARVTVHRRDGGDGELIVDIAVTTADGARCVDIRGLRYTALGSATSADDPSSIAHAIDWQPWDAELQAPGQPGSLTVVGGGAAADRLRDRLSALGHHGVGITEAQNVVYVADPGPAGESDLDCTARLTGEVADLVATLADRDAHPPALWIITHGVHEAASAAAVRQSCLWGLAGVIRAEQPQLCGGLVDLPSDDTADAAACAAALSGVLRTPAKSILVWRDGQFLTPAFTPISGPPQREPMVCQPDGAYLITGGMGALGLLMAGWLADRGARRLVLAGRSALPPRRDWDSEEIEAGVRNKIAAIRALERRGVTVDVAALDVGSRPAVADLLARRDAAGAPPIRGIIHAAGITEGQLLTEVDAERLRDTLWPKVAGAQVLNELFPPGSLDFFFMTAAAGAVFGVPGQGAYASANAYLDGLARARHQLGCHSVSLDWVAWKGLGFGAEAHVVLHELERMGSRPITPAEAFAAWDHVEHYDVAQAVMVPLPSSGAVAADAGDAGPARDWAQLPADEILSELEVGLRSILARELRMSEAELQLDRPFAELGLNSVMAMAVRRDIEALVGMELSATMLWNHPTTAALAAHLTGKLLPQDDVGGDAAATTGELPESADSVLNELFDSVESAPAGWDGI; via the coding sequence GTGTGGGGTGTCGTCTGCCTGGTGGGGTGGATGGTCCGGCCGCGTTGTGGCGGTTGTTGTGTGATGAGGGTTCGGGGATTGTTCGGGTTCCGGCGGATCGTTGGGATGCCGATGCGTTGTTTTCGTCGGATCATTCGGTGCCGGGGACGATTTGTTCTCGTGAGGGCGGGTTTTTGACGTCGTGGCAGCCGGCGGAGTTTGACGCGGAGTTCTTCGGCTATTCGCCGCGTGAGGCTGATGCGATGGATCCTCAGCAGCGGTTGTTGATGGAGGTGGCCTGGGAGGCGTTGGAGCATGCCGGGATCACCAAGGAGGCGATCCGGGGCACTCAGACCGGCGTATTCGTGGGCATGACCACCAACGACTACGCACTCAATATCGTCGGCAATATCCGCGCCGAAGAAATCGATCCCTATGCCCCCTTCGGTAATGCGCCGAATTTTGCGGCGGGGCGGTTGTCGTATTTCTTGGGTGTGCATGGTCCGGCGATGATGGTGGATACGGCGTGTTCGTCGTCGTTGGTGACGATTCATTTGGCGTGTGCGAGTTTGCGGCGTCGGGAGTCGGATCAGGCGTTGGCTGCCGGGGTGAATTTGATGTTGACCCCGCAGAACAGCATTGCGACCTCGCGGTGGGGGATGTTGGCCCCGGATGGGCAGTGCAAGACCTTTGATGCCGCCGCTGATGGTTATGTGCGTTCTGAGGGCGCTGGGGTGGTGGTGCTCAAGCGGCTCTCGGATGCGCAGCGTGATGGTGACCGGGTTTTGGCGGTGGTGCGGGGTTCGGCGGTGAATCAGGATGGGCCGTCGTCGGGTCAGACGGTGCCGTCGGGTCCGGCGCAGCAGAAGGTGGTGCGGGCGGCGTTGGCGTCGGCGCGGTTGGAGCCGGCCGATATTGACTATGTCGAGGCGCATGGCACCGGGACGGCGTTGGGTGATCCGATTGAGTTGGATGCCTTGTCGGCGGTGTTTGGTGAGCGGGGTTCCTCGGCGCCGTTGGTGTTGGGGTCGGTGAAGACCAATTTGGGGCATCTGGAGTCTGCGTCGGGTGTTGCCGGGTTCATCAAGACGGTGTTGTCGGTGCAGCAGGGTTTCATCCCGCGGCATCTGAACTTCTCCCAGTTGACACCCAACGCCGGTGTCGGGGCCTGGAACTTTGTGGTGGCAGCTCGGGCGATGGATTGGCCGGCGGTGTCGCGTCCGCGTCGGGCGGGGGTGTCCTCGTTTGGGGTGTCGGGCACTAATGCGCATGTGATCGTGGAGCAGGCCCCAGATGCTGAGGTTGCTGCGGCGGCTCCGGCGGTGCCGGTGAGCACGTTGGTGGTGTCGGGGAAGTCGCCGGAGCGCATCGCGGCCACCGCCGGGGTGCTCGCACAGTGGATGGCCACCGACGGCGCCGACGTCGCGCTGCCCGACATCGCCCATGCGCTCAACCATCACCGCACCCGCCATCAGAAGTTCGCCACCGTCGCCGCCCGCGATCGCGAGCAGGCCCTTGCGGGGCTCACGGCACTGGCCGCCGGTGAATCCGCACCAGGCGTGGTGGAACCCGCTGCGGTGCTGCCCGGTCCAGGCACTGTCTTTGTGTTTTCGGGTCAGGGTTCGCATTGGGTGGGGATGGGTCGTCGGTTGTTGGCCGATGAGCCGGTGTTTGCTGCGGCTGTTGATGAGTTGGAGCCGGTTTTTGTTCGGCAGGTGGGTTTTTCGCTGCGTGAGGTGATTGAGCAGGGTCGTGAGATTTCCGGTGATGCGCAGGTGCAGCCGGTGATCATGGGGTTGCAGTTGGCGTTGGCGGCGTTGTGGCGTTCTTATGGGGTGGTTCCGGATGCGGTGATTGGGCATTCGATGGGGGAGGTGTCTGCGGCGGTGGTGGCCGGGGCGCTGACTTTGGAGCAGGGTTTGCAGGTGATCGGGGTGCGGTCGGCGTTGATGTCGCGCCAGGCCGGTCAGGGTGCGGTGGCGTTGTTGGAGTTGGATGCCGCGGCGACGCAGGAGTTGTTGGCGGGGTATCCCGGTGTTGAGGTGGCGGGGTATTTGTCGCCGCGGCAGACGGTGGTGGCGGGTGCGCCGGCGGATGTGGATGCGGTGATCGCTGCGGTGGCTGCGAGTGAGCGGTTTGCCCGGCGGGTGAACATGGAAGTGGCCTCCCATACCGCGTTCATGGATCCGATCCTTGATGAACTGCGCGCCGAACTGGCCGACCTCACCCCCCAAATGCCACAAATCCCGTTCCTGTCCACCGTGGTGGATCCGCTCGGGCCCACGCCGGTGCTCGACGCCGGCTACTGGGCCGACAATGTGCGCCAGCCGGCCCGGGTGAACCAGGCGGTTGCCGCCGCAGGCGACAAGTACGGCACATTCATCGAGATCAGCCCGCACCCGATCCTGACCCACACCATCGACGAGATCCTGGAAGGGGTGCCGCACTGCAGCGTCGCCACTTTGGTGCGCGACGGTGATGACACCGTCGCCTTCCACCAGCATCTCAACGGTGCGCATCCGGTGAGCCCTCGTGAGCTGCCGCACCCGTCGGGGCCCTACCCGGTACTGCCGACCACCCCGTGGCGACACACCCACCACTGGCTTATGGTCGAAAGTTCCATCACCGCAGCAGAATCCGCGCCCCGACCGGGCCTGCTGCTGGGCACCCACATCAAGGTCGGCAGTACACCGGCCCTCCACCTGTGGCAAGCCCGGCTGTCGCCGGAGACCAAGCCTTACCCCGGCAGCCACCGCAACAACGGGGTGGAGCTGGTCCCGGCGTCGGTGCTGCTGCAAACCCTGTCGGACGCCGCGCTCGAGGTCAGCGGGCATTCGGCGGTCAGCGACATCCGTTTCGAACACCCGATCATCGTTGACCGGCCGCGGACCATCCAGGTGGTCGCCGACGCCGACTCGGTGACGGTGTCGTCGAAATCGGTGACCGACGACCCGGCCGCCCGCTGGGTCAAACACCTCAGCGCCCGGATCACGCCACTCAACGAATCCGGTTGGCCCGCTGCTGATTCCACACTTACCAATGACCCCGGCGGAACCTCCTTCGATGACGACGCGGTGACCGCGCTGTGGCTCACCTGGGGCAGTGAGGGCCGCCCATTCGAGTGGTCGCTGACATCGGGCCGGGCCGGCGCGACGGAATTGCGTGCCGACGTCGCATCCGCCCAGTCCGGCACGGCCGCGCTGCTCGACGCCGCGCTGCACGTTGCCCGCCTGGTCGACAACGCCAACCCGGAGCTGATGGTGCCGGCGGCGGTCGACGATGTCCGTTTCGGAGACGCGCCCGCCGACGGCCGGGCCCGCGTCACTGTGCACCGGCGCGACGGCGGCGACGGCGAACTCATCGTCGACATCGCCGTGACCACGGCCGACGGCGCCCGGTGTGTCGACATCCGCGGGCTGCGCTACACGGCGCTGGGCTCGGCCACCTCGGCCGACGACCCGAGCTCGATTGCCCACGCGATCGACTGGCAGCCGTGGGATGCCGAACTGCAAGCCCCGGGCCAGCCGGGAAGCCTGACGGTGGTCGGTGGCGGTGCTGCCGCCGACCGTCTGCGCGACAGACTGAGCGCGCTCGGTCACCACGGTGTCGGGATCACCGAGGCGCAGAACGTCGTCTACGTCGCCGACCCCGGCCCCGCAGGCGAGTCCGACCTGGACTGCACGGCTCGGCTGACCGGCGAGGTGGCCGACCTGGTGGCCACACTGGCCGACCGCGACGCTCACCCGCCGGCCCTGTGGATCATCACCCACGGCGTCCACGAGGCCGCCTCCGCCGCTGCGGTGCGGCAAAGCTGCCTGTGGGGTCTGGCGGGCGTGATCCGGGCCGAGCAACCGCAGCTATGCGGTGGGCTGGTGGACCTGCCCAGCGATGACACCGCCGATGCAGCCGCATGCGCTGCGGCGCTGTCCGGCGTCCTGCGCACGCCGGCCAAGTCCATCCTGGTGTGGCGGGACGGGCAGTTCTTGACACCGGCGTTCACGCCGATCTCCGGTCCGCCGCAGCGCGAGCCGATGGTGTGCCAGCCCGACGGCGCCTACCTCATCACCGGCGGCATGGGAGCGCTCGGCCTGCTGATGGCCGGATGGCTGGCCGACCGCGGTGCCCGGCGCCTGGTCTTGGCCGGCCGCAGCGCCCTGCCGCCCCGGCGCGACTGGGACTCCGAGGAGATCGAGGCCGGCGTTCGGAACAAGATCGCCGCCATTCGGGCCTTGGAGCGGCGCGGCGTCACTGTTGACGTGGCCGCTCTCGACGTCGGGTCCCGGCCTGCGGTGGCCGACCTGTTGGCCCGGCGCGACGCCGCCGGCGCGCCGCCGATCCGCGGCATCATCCACGCCGCCGGTATCACCGAGGGCCAACTGCTCACCGAGGTCGACGCCGAGCGGCTCCGCGACACACTGTGGCCCAAGGTCGCAGGTGCCCAGGTACTCAACGAGCTCTTCCCGCCCGGAAGCCTGGACTTCTTCTTCATGACCGCAGCCGCCGGGGCGGTGTTCGGGGTTCCTGGCCAGGGTGCCTACGCGAGCGCGAACGCCTACCTGGACGGCTTGGCCCGTGCCCGCCACCAGCTGGGCTGCCACAGCGTCAGCCTGGACTGGGTGGCGTGGAAGGGCCTGGGCTTCGGGGCCGAGGCACATGTCGTGCTGCACGAACTCGAGCGGATGGGCTCGCGGCCCATCACCCCGGCGGAAGCCTTCGCCGCCTGGGACCACGTGGAGCACTATGACGTCGCGCAGGCCGTGATGGTGCCGTTGCCGTCCTCGGGCGCGGTGGCCGCCGATGCCGGCGACGCAGGACCGGCTCGCGACTGGGCGCAGCTGCCCGCCGATGAGATACTGAGCGAGCTGGAAGTCGGGTTGCGCAGCATTCTCGCGCGTGAGCTTCGCATGTCGGAGGCGGAACTACAGCTGGACCGGCCGTTCGCCGAACTCGGTCTGAACTCCGTGATGGCGATGGCGGTCCGGCGCGACATCGAAGCGCTGGTCGGCATGGAGCTGTCGGCCACCATGCTGTGGAACCACCCGACGACTGCGGCACTGGCGGCGCACCTGACCGGCAAGCTGCTGCCGCAGGACGATGTCGGCGGCGACGCGGCGGCCACCACCGGTGAGCTGCCTGAGTCGGCCGACAGTGTTTTGAATGAGCTGTTCGACAGCGTGGAATCGGCTCCGGCCGGATGGGACGGGATCTAG